The following coding sequences are from one Methanosarcina sp. WWM596 window:
- the brxF gene encoding BREX-3 system P-loop-containing protein BrxF: MSKLIQEKIKQSLKAAEGSYYRLVLLVGEPGSGKTMVLRDVANELSVPVININLELSAKLLELTAKQRTLHLQRFLDEITETGNSTLILDNLEILFDKDMKQDPLRLLQRISRNHSIVASWNGKTTGSKLTYAASDHPEYRNYDQVDILIVGMDGTATIDSAK, translated from the coding sequence ATGTCAAAGCTGATTCAAGAAAAAATAAAACAGTCTCTGAAGGCGGCAGAAGGTTCGTATTACAGGCTCGTTTTACTCGTTGGGGAGCCTGGCTCAGGTAAGACTATGGTTCTCCGTGATGTTGCAAATGAACTTAGCGTTCCAGTCATCAATATAAACTTGGAGCTTTCGGCAAAACTACTTGAATTAACAGCAAAACAACGTACTCTCCACCTTCAAAGATTTCTTGATGAAATTACTGAAACAGGCAATTCAACCTTGATCCTAGACAACCTTGAGATTCTTTTTGATAAAGATATGAAACAGGATCCTTTACGGCTTCTGCAGAGGATATCAAGAAATCACTCCATAGTCGCATCCTGGAACGGAAAGACTACAGGAAGTAAACTCACATATGCTGCATCAGATCACCCTGAATATCGGAACTATGACCAGGTAGACATATTAATTGTTGGGATGGACGGTACGGCAACAATCGATTCGGCAAAGTAA
- a CDS encoding DUF6079 family protein, which translates to MKYEDLIQFDPIESVVQLRAADRSSAARDLVNTYVISEEMAERLIELVIPQLQFYQPVDNKGILVVGNYGTGKSHLMSVVSSLAEDASLLEVLHHERVADASRQIAGKFKVIRTEIGATTMSLRDILVAELEENLHKFGVDYVFPDMGTISSHKPAFEEMMSAFHQVYPDQGLLLVVDELLDYLRSRKDQELILDLNFLREIGEVCKDLRLRFMAGVQEAIFDSPRFAFVADSIRRVKDRFEQILIVRSDVKFVVAERLLKKNTEQQAKIRDYLAPFAKYYGSLNERMDEFVRLFPVHPDYIDTFERVNAIEKREVLKTLSMEMKNIMKKEVPGDRPGLIAYDSYWNTLNQNAAFRSVPDIRAVIDCSQVLESRIQQAFTRPAYKPMALRLIHALSVHRLTTGDIHSPLGATAEELRDSLCLFDPLIIGMGSEEPEKDLQTYVETVLREIHKTVSGQFISFNQENGQVYLDLKKTDDFDALIDKRAESLEDSKLDSYYYEALKRVMECQDMTPVATNYRIWQHELEWQEHRAARAGYLFFGTPYERSTAVPQRDFYLYFIQPNDPPRFRDEKNSDEVFFRLKVTDEEFQTALKSYAAALDLAGTSSGHAKATYESKSNGFLKKLVQWLQKHMHNAFEVTYQGRSKSIAEWVKFTSIRSQSSYESVNFRDMVNAISGVCLAPHFTDQAPDYPIFSVLITGNNRQQAAQDALRVIAGQNRTKQATAVLDALELLDGERIDPYRSKYASFILDILKAKGHGQVVNHSEVIQDDHGLEYMNPRAARLEPEWVVVILAALVYSGDIVLAIPGDKFDATKLQKLASTSMEELIRFKHLEQPKEWNLPALKALFELLGMTPGKAQLITQGKEEPVQDLQQEVGKIVQRIVTTQQILRDGFSFWGMDLLVETDLSGKAGRLDEAKNFFESLQAYSTPGKLKNFRYSVQDVMSHKKAVSALDDMNSLREFVMDHSLTVSWLTTAKAILPEDHEWMDRMKTTRQDILDSLKQANLSKLSTQSKDIAAKLQQLKKDYIVAYIALHTRARLGVNEEKRRVALLNDSRLKTLLKLAGIELMPRQQLTDFQSLLAEPKSCSALTEKELESNPVCSHCNFRPSVEKGEAAGPQLIDQMETRLDTLLDDWTSTILSNLEDPITQENMSLLKSEEREQLEAFIKSRKLPMPLDNNFVNALQEVFSGLVKVTFKVQDLQSALKVTAGPATPAEIKKRFEEYIDQLTRGNDQAKVRIVLE; encoded by the coding sequence ATGAAATACGAAGATCTTATCCAGTTCGACCCGATTGAGTCGGTGGTTCAGCTGCGTGCTGCAGACAGGTCAAGTGCTGCACGCGATTTAGTAAATACATATGTTATTTCAGAAGAAATGGCAGAGAGGCTCATCGAGCTTGTCATTCCACAGCTGCAGTTCTACCAGCCTGTAGACAACAAGGGAATACTGGTTGTTGGTAATTACGGTACCGGTAAATCGCATTTGATGTCAGTAGTCTCCAGTCTTGCCGAGGATGCTTCTCTGCTGGAAGTCCTGCATCATGAAAGGGTAGCCGATGCTTCCAGGCAGATTGCCGGGAAGTTCAAAGTAATTCGTACCGAAATTGGTGCGACAACCATGTCTTTACGTGACATTCTTGTTGCCGAACTGGAAGAGAATCTACACAAGTTCGGTGTGGATTACGTCTTCCCTGATATGGGTACTATCAGCAGTCACAAGCCGGCCTTCGAAGAGATGATGTCCGCTTTTCATCAAGTTTACCCTGACCAAGGCTTGCTCTTGGTTGTTGACGAGCTTCTTGATTATCTGCGCTCTCGTAAGGATCAGGAACTGATTCTTGACCTGAACTTCCTTCGAGAGATCGGTGAAGTCTGCAAGGACCTTCGCTTACGCTTCATGGCTGGTGTGCAGGAGGCTATTTTCGACAGCCCTCGTTTCGCTTTCGTTGCTGACAGTATTCGCCGGGTGAAAGACCGTTTCGAGCAGATCCTTATTGTCCGAAGCGATGTCAAATTCGTTGTAGCTGAGCGTCTACTTAAGAAAAATACCGAACAGCAGGCGAAGATTCGGGACTATTTAGCACCTTTCGCTAAGTATTACGGAAGTCTCAATGAACGGATGGACGAATTTGTCCGTCTCTTCCCTGTACATCCTGATTACATTGACACCTTTGAGAGGGTGAATGCGATCGAAAAACGAGAAGTACTAAAGACTCTCTCTATGGAAATGAAAAACATCATGAAGAAAGAGGTGCCTGGAGATAGACCTGGGCTGATTGCCTATGACAGTTACTGGAATACGCTGAATCAGAATGCAGCTTTCCGGTCCGTTCCCGATATTCGGGCCGTGATAGACTGCAGCCAGGTGCTGGAATCCCGTATCCAGCAGGCTTTCACAAGACCTGCCTATAAGCCAATGGCTCTGCGCCTGATCCACGCATTGTCAGTGCATCGCCTCACCACCGGAGACATTCATTCCCCTCTTGGCGCTACGGCTGAAGAGCTGCGAGACAGTCTATGCCTTTTCGATCCGCTTATCATCGGGATGGGTAGTGAGGAGCCTGAAAAAGACCTCCAGACCTATGTGGAAACGGTCCTGCGTGAAATCCATAAGACGGTCAGTGGGCAGTTCATCTCTTTCAATCAAGAAAATGGCCAGGTATATCTGGACCTGAAAAAGACCGACGACTTTGACGCTCTGATCGACAAAAGGGCTGAGAGCCTGGAAGATTCCAAATTAGACAGTTATTACTACGAAGCACTCAAGCGAGTGATGGAATGCCAGGACATGACCCCCGTTGCCACCAACTATAGGATCTGGCAGCATGAGCTGGAGTGGCAGGAACACCGGGCAGCCCGCGCTGGCTACCTGTTCTTTGGTACTCCCTACGAGCGCTCTACTGCGGTTCCACAGAGAGATTTCTATTTATATTTCATCCAGCCGAACGATCCTCCCAGATTCAGGGATGAGAAAAATAGCGACGAGGTATTTTTTCGTTTGAAGGTAACTGATGAAGAATTTCAGACAGCACTTAAGAGTTATGCAGCTGCCTTGGATCTTGCAGGCACCTCCTCCGGCCACGCTAAGGCCACCTACGAGTCCAAATCAAATGGATTCCTGAAAAAACTGGTTCAGTGGCTGCAGAAGCACATGCACAATGCTTTCGAAGTGACCTATCAGGGGCGTAGTAAATCCATTGCTGAGTGGGTGAAATTCACTTCCATCCGAAGCCAGTCCTCCTACGAGTCTGTCAATTTCCGAGACATGGTGAATGCCATTTCAGGTGTTTGTTTGGCCCCGCACTTTACAGACCAAGCACCCGATTACCCAATTTTTTCAGTGCTGATTACAGGCAATAACCGGCAACAGGCAGCTCAGGACGCCTTGCGGGTCATTGCCGGGCAGAACCGCACCAAGCAGGCAACTGCCGTGCTGGATGCCCTGGAACTGCTTGATGGGGAGAGGATTGATCCTTATAGGTCCAAATATGCCAGTTTCATTCTTGATATTCTCAAAGCCAAGGGCCACGGGCAGGTGGTGAACCACAGTGAGGTTATTCAGGATGATCATGGGTTGGAATACATGAACCCCAGAGCGGCACGGTTGGAGCCGGAATGGGTAGTGGTGATCCTAGCTGCACTCGTATATTCCGGAGATATAGTGCTTGCCATCCCTGGTGACAAATTCGACGCCACGAAACTCCAGAAATTGGCTTCCACCTCCATGGAAGAGCTGATCCGATTCAAACACCTGGAACAACCCAAAGAATGGAACCTACCTGCACTCAAGGCGCTGTTCGAACTGCTGGGAATGACTCCTGGAAAGGCTCAGCTCATCACTCAGGGTAAGGAAGAACCTGTACAGGACCTCCAACAGGAAGTGGGAAAAATAGTCCAGCGCATCGTCACAACCCAGCAGATCCTGCGGGATGGCTTCTCTTTCTGGGGAATGGATTTACTTGTGGAAACTGACCTGTCTGGTAAGGCTGGTAGGCTGGACGAAGCTAAGAATTTCTTCGAATCCCTGCAGGCATATTCCACACCCGGTAAACTCAAGAATTTCCGATACAGTGTCCAAGATGTCATGTCCCATAAAAAGGCTGTCAGTGCGCTTGACGACATGAATTCCCTGCGTGAGTTTGTGATGGATCATAGCCTAACCGTTTCCTGGCTCACCACCGCTAAAGCGATACTGCCTGAAGATCACGAGTGGATGGACCGTATGAAAACCACACGTCAGGACATACTTGACAGCTTAAAACAGGCGAATCTTTCCAAATTATCTACTCAATCAAAAGACATTGCAGCAAAGCTGCAACAGCTCAAGAAAGACTATATCGTTGCCTACATCGCTCTGCACACCAGGGCACGCCTGGGAGTTAATGAAGAAAAACGAAGAGTGGCCCTCTTAAACGATTCACGTTTGAAGACCCTGCTCAAACTGGCCGGAATTGAGCTTATGCCCAGGCAGCAGCTGACTGATTTCCAGAGTCTACTGGCTGAGCCAAAGAGCTGTTCTGCTTTGACCGAGAAGGAGCTTGAATCTAACCCGGTATGCTCACATTGCAACTTCCGTCCCTCAGTAGAAAAAGGTGAAGCTGCAGGTCCCCAGCTTATCGACCAGATGGAGACCCGGCTCGACACCCTGCTTGACGACTGGACCAGCACAATCCTGAGCAACCTCGAGGATCCAATCACCCAGGAAAATATGAGTCTTCTCAAGAGCGAAGAACGCGAGCAGCTCGAAGCCTTCATCAAATCCAGAAAACTTCCAATGCCGCTGGATAACAACTTTGTCAATGCCCTGCAGGAGGTTTTTTCCGGTCTGGTTAAGGTAACTTTCAAAGTACAGGACCTGCAAAGTGCACTAAAGGTAACTGCCGGTCCGGCTACCCCGGCGGAGATAAAAAAACGGTTTGAGGAATACATTGACCAGCTTACCAGGGGCAATGACCAGGCTAAAGTGCGGATCGTACTGGAGTAA
- a CDS encoding ArsR family transcriptional regulator, whose product MGKRTRIINDPSYLVPLLRTFGSRTHKRIFDTLSNKWMTRAEIDEFIGSDSSKSLHILKKAGLLESQWRVPEAGQKPSKEYHSSYSKVQVNFQCSFEDLSDIIMLTFKPYEEVKDAMEELERLVEEGNTSMSNLTRTLNKNPFYICAVARRSEKLSVMGQRLKIIEDVEENYD is encoded by the coding sequence ATGGGTAAACGAACTCGAATAATTAACGATCCTTCCTATTTAGTACCATTACTCAGGACTTTTGGATCCAGAACCCATAAAAGAATATTCGATACACTTTCTAACAAATGGATGACCAGAGCAGAAATCGATGAGTTCATAGGTTCGGACTCATCAAAAAGCCTTCATATTCTGAAAAAAGCCGGGCTCCTCGAGAGCCAGTGGAGAGTACCTGAAGCAGGACAAAAACCCTCAAAAGAATACCACAGTTCTTATTCAAAGGTTCAGGTGAACTTTCAGTGCTCCTTTGAAGACCTCAGCGACATCATTATGCTTACCTTCAAACCATATGAAGAAGTGAAGGATGCTATGGAAGAGCTGGAAAGACTGGTAGAAGAAGGCAACACCTCAATGAGCAACCTTACACGAACTCTTAACAAGAACCCATTTTATATCTGCGCTGTTGCCCGAAGGTCCGAAAAACTTTCAGTAATGGGGCAAAGGTTAAAAATAATTGAAGATGTTGAGGAGAATTACGATTGA
- a CDS encoding nitrilase-related carbon-nitrogen hydrolase has translation MKVACIQMDVLHCNKQENLEKALCMALKAIEKGAELIVFPEVFSTGFCYENFSHVAESLPSPTLENLACFSEANDCIILGSIIQKDSGEGGGRDGGKKGFTEGENDLSGKEKEIPESKNSTECINSALYYNLGFCFESGILAGTYRKTHPFKAENGYFAKGSSIEPISLKKQNLKIGFEICYELRFPEVARKLSLAGSDLLVTTAAFPNPRSDHWKTLAKARAIENQIPHIACNRTGSAPDCTYFGNSMIIDAWGEVKVDAGGKERVIVCDLDLEEKGEIRKAIPVFEDRRMELY, from the coding sequence ATGAAAGTTGCCTGTATCCAGATGGATGTGCTTCACTGCAATAAACAGGAAAACCTTGAAAAGGCCCTTTGCATGGCTCTCAAAGCCATTGAGAAAGGAGCTGAGTTAATTGTTTTTCCAGAGGTCTTTTCCACAGGCTTTTGCTATGAAAACTTCAGTCATGTAGCAGAAAGCCTTCCGTCTCCCACTCTTGAAAACCTTGCATGTTTTTCCGAAGCAAATGACTGCATCATCCTGGGTTCAATTATTCAGAAGGATAGCGGAGAAGGCGGTGGAAGGGATGGTGGAAAAAAAGGTTTTACAGAAGGAGAAAATGATCTTTCCGGGAAAGAAAAGGAAATTCCGGAAAGTAAGAATTCTACGGAATGTATAAATTCTGCTCTCTACTACAACCTTGGCTTCTGTTTTGAGTCTGGAATCCTTGCAGGCACCTACCGGAAGACCCACCCCTTCAAAGCCGAAAACGGTTATTTCGCAAAAGGCAGCTCGATTGAGCCCATTTCCCTTAAAAAACAGAATCTGAAAATCGGGTTTGAAATCTGCTATGAGCTCCGTTTTCCCGAGGTTGCAAGAAAACTTTCCCTTGCCGGCTCTGACCTACTTGTGACCACAGCTGCTTTCCCTAACCCCCGGTCTGATCACTGGAAAACTCTTGCAAAGGCAAGAGCGATCGAAAATCAGATCCCTCACATCGCCTGTAACAGGACAGGCTCTGCTCCTGATTGCACGTACTTCGGAAACTCGATGATTATTGATGCCTGGGGTGAGGTAAAAGTCGATGCAGGCGGCAAGGAGCGTGTGATTGTCTGCGACCTTGACCTTGAGGAAAAAGGAGAGATTCGAAAGGCTATTCCTGTTTTTGAAGACCGGAGAATGGAGCTTTATTAA
- a CDS encoding pyruvoyl-dependent arginine decarboxylase, with product MITKLIPRKVFFTSGVGTHPEQLESFEVSLRDAGIEKFNLVTVSSILPPKCKIVTKEEGLQELSPGEVVFCVMSRISSNEPRRTLSTSVGCALPRDISKHGYISEYNAYGENSQDVEEHAVKLAESMYSTWTNEAPLKTFSIPRSSTVHESGDWMTVISAAVFII from the coding sequence ATGATCACAAAGTTAATTCCGAGAAAAGTATTCTTTACAAGTGGAGTTGGTACACATCCCGAACAACTTGAATCATTTGAGGTTTCACTCCGGGATGCAGGTATTGAAAAATTTAACCTTGTAACTGTAAGTTCTATCCTGCCCCCAAAATGTAAAATTGTGACAAAGGAAGAAGGTCTGCAAGAACTGAGCCCTGGAGAGGTGGTTTTCTGTGTGATGTCCAGGATCTCTTCCAATGAACCGAGAAGAACGTTAAGTACTTCCGTCGGATGTGCACTTCCCAGGGATATAAGCAAGCACGGCTATATTTCCGAGTATAATGCTTACGGAGAAAACTCACAGGATGTAGAGGAACATGCAGTAAAACTTGCAGAAAGCATGTACAGCACCTGGACAAATGAGGCACCTCTCAAAACCTTCAGCATCCCCAGATCATCTACCGTACACGAAAGTGGAGACTGGATGACTGTAATATCCGCAGCAGTTTTTATTATTTAA
- a CDS encoding winged helix-turn-helix domain-containing protein: protein MREKIKLTELVFLSDKRKKLLLFLKDKPRTMAEIQEHLSADPVSILPQIKKLKEGNLVVQKEHTYELSLMGDIIADKMPPFLDTLEVLEENFDYWTKRNLEGIPPFLRKRLFELKNCKLILPEVSHMFELNPEFVKKLHHSTHILGFASYFHPSFTTLYPELAKKGVEISLVFTEPVFQRFKKDYREELCTFLNFENARVFIFSQNPKIADFTVTDKFFLLTLFPKKKFFEHESLLSSAPEALKWGTDLFSHMLKEAIQVKKV from the coding sequence ATGAGGGAGAAAATCAAACTAACAGAGCTGGTTTTTCTGTCAGATAAAAGGAAGAAACTTCTTCTTTTTCTGAAAGACAAGCCAAGGACTATGGCTGAAATTCAGGAACACCTTTCAGCAGACCCTGTTTCAATCCTCCCTCAGATCAAAAAATTGAAAGAAGGTAATCTTGTTGTACAGAAAGAGCATACCTATGAGCTTTCTTTAATGGGAGATATAATCGCTGACAAAATGCCGCCTTTTCTGGACACCCTGGAAGTCCTGGAAGAAAATTTCGACTACTGGACGAAAAGGAACCTTGAAGGAATTCCTCCTTTTTTACGCAAAAGACTTTTTGAACTGAAAAACTGCAAACTCATCCTTCCAGAGGTGAGCCACATGTTCGAACTTAACCCTGAATTTGTAAAAAAACTTCATCATTCCACGCATATTCTCGGTTTTGCGTCCTATTTCCACCCTTCATTTACCACACTCTACCCGGAACTTGCAAAAAAAGGAGTGGAAATTTCGTTAGTGTTTACAGAGCCAGTGTTCCAGAGGTTCAAAAAGGATTACAGAGAAGAACTGTGCACTTTCCTAAATTTTGAAAATGCAAGGGTATTCATCTTCTCACAGAACCCTAAAATTGCAGACTTCACAGTAACAGATAAGTTTTTTCTGCTCACTCTTTTCCCCAAAAAGAAGTTCTTTGAACACGAAAGCCTGCTAAGTTCCGCACCTGAAGCCCTTAAGTGGGGCACCGATCTTTTCTCTCACATGCTAAAAGAAGCAATTCAGGTAAAAAAGGTTTGA
- a CDS encoding DUF6516 family protein: MEKFDSGELGDNGDFFNWYAAKRRLDVWNKIKYKYQWQSSEGELLKRWDNDPHHRELNTFQDHVHDPNGVYPSSAMNLKSILYKGFNLENASHTSFFASYIYYPQ; this comes from the coding sequence ATGGAAAAATTCGATTCAGGAGAACTTGGAGACAACGGTGACTTTTTCAACTGGTATGCAGCAAAAAGGAGACTAGACGTCTGGAATAAGATCAAGTATAAATACCAGTGGCAATCGTCTGAAGGTGAACTATTAAAGAGATGGGATAACGATCCACACCATCGAGAACTCAATACATTCCAGGATCACGTTCATGATCCAAATGGGGTGTATCCTTCTTCTGCTATGAATCTAAAATCAATACTTTACAAAGGTTTCAATCTTGAAAATGCGTCTCATACTTCGTTCTTCGCAAGTTATATATACTATCCACAATAA
- a CDS encoding MarR family transcriptional regulator has product MIKILQTKSGVTKFQVLIEIAAHQPNVRQKEIAAKIGITPQAVSEYIKELVNDGLIVTEGRVRYRITKEGVEWVLENAAEMKRYARFVMEDIISHVSTWTAITKEEVKENQQVYLKMDHGLLYVSSTEKTGASGTVISDASRGDDVGVTSLKGLIDLENASITICKVPRVERGGSRKVDLERLKMLANSKPYIAAIGVESLIALRKIDIRPNVMFGTNESVIEAAYHGLSSLVVSVDEQVSALLNRLETENLEYELVDLTVE; this is encoded by the coding sequence ATGATTAAAATCCTCCAGACCAAGAGCGGAGTCACCAAATTTCAGGTCCTTATCGAGATTGCCGCCCATCAGCCCAATGTCAGGCAAAAGGAGATTGCCGCAAAGATAGGAATAACCCCACAGGCTGTTTCCGAATACATTAAGGAGCTTGTAAATGACGGGCTTATTGTAACCGAGGGCCGCGTCAGATACAGGATAACAAAAGAAGGCGTAGAATGGGTCCTTGAAAACGCCGCCGAAATGAAGCGGTACGCCCGCTTTGTCATGGAGGACATAATCAGTCATGTCTCAACCTGGACAGCCATCACAAAAGAGGAAGTCAAAGAAAACCAGCAGGTTTACCTGAAAATGGATCACGGACTCCTCTATGTAAGCAGCACGGAAAAAACAGGCGCATCGGGCACTGTCATATCCGATGCGTCTCGAGGAGACGATGTGGGAGTAACCAGCCTCAAGGGCCTTATAGATCTGGAAAACGCATCCATCACGATCTGCAAGGTTCCCAGGGTTGAACGCGGAGGGTCGAGAAAAGTGGATCTTGAGCGCCTGAAGATGCTGGCAAACTCAAAACCCTATATCGCTGCAATAGGTGTAGAATCGTTAATTGCTCTTCGCAAGATCGACATACGCCCCAATGTCATGTTCGGGACAAACGAATCCGTTATCGAGGCTGCATACCACGGACTTTCATCCCTGGTGGTTTCAGTAGACGAACAGGTCTCTGCTCTCTTGAACAGGTT
- a CDS encoding deoxyhypusine synthase yields the protein MQHNVFTNNPTVPIDVKDRSVSELMDGMLKTGFQGRKLAESVQAWHNMLKEKNTTVLMGLSGAMVPAGMRRVISYMIRERMIDCLVSTGANLFHDCHEALGRKHYVGSHLANDEKLFEHGVDRIYDVFAVEEEFRNADNLIADFAEEIGEITCSSREFMYLLGKELVKRGAAEDSIVVSAYRHNVPIFVPALSDSSIGIGLTIARRRGLKLEIDQIKDVDEITQIVEKSENTGVVYVGGGVPKNFIQQTEVIASILGMDIGGHDYAIQYTSDSPHWGGLSGCTFDEAVSWGKIAPQAKKVQVFVDATIALPIVIHALHEKTRNLKRAAPVFNWDEPEGLDIAYNE from the coding sequence ATGCAGCACAATGTATTTACGAACAACCCAACCGTTCCAATCGATGTAAAAGACAGGTCTGTAAGTGAATTGATGGACGGAATGCTCAAAACCGGCTTTCAGGGCAGGAAGCTGGCGGAGTCAGTCCAGGCCTGGCATAACATGCTCAAAGAGAAGAACACGACTGTACTTATGGGCTTATCCGGAGCCATGGTTCCTGCCGGTATGCGCAGGGTTATTTCCTACATGATCCGGGAAAGGATGATCGATTGCCTTGTAAGCACAGGGGCAAACCTGTTCCACGATTGTCACGAAGCCCTCGGCAGGAAGCATTATGTGGGCTCACATCTGGCTAATGATGAAAAACTCTTTGAACACGGAGTAGACAGGATTTATGATGTCTTTGCAGTGGAAGAAGAGTTCAGGAACGCAGACAACCTGATTGCAGATTTTGCAGAAGAGATCGGAGAGATTACCTGTTCCTCAAGGGAGTTCATGTACCTGCTTGGAAAAGAGCTTGTAAAAAGAGGAGCTGCTGAAGACTCAATAGTTGTAAGCGCGTACAGGCACAATGTCCCGATTTTTGTACCTGCACTATCGGACAGTTCCATAGGAATAGGGCTTACCATTGCACGGAGAAGAGGGCTGAAACTTGAAATAGACCAGATAAAAGACGTTGACGAGATCACACAGATTGTGGAAAAATCAGAAAATACAGGCGTTGTCTATGTCGGAGGCGGAGTTCCGAAGAACTTCATCCAGCAGACAGAGGTGATAGCTTCGATTCTGGGAATGGATATTGGCGGGCATGACTATGCAATTCAGTATACTTCCGATTCTCCTCACTGGGGAGGACTCTCAGGATGCACCTTTGACGAAGCAGTTTCATGGGGAAAGATCGCACCTCAGGCAAAAAAAGTACAGGTTTTTGTGGATGCTACCATCGCCCTTCCAATTGTTATCCATGCCCTGCATGAAAAAACACGTAATCTGAAGCGTGCAGCACCTGTTTTTAACTGGGATGAGCCCGAAGGGCTTGATATCGCTTACAACGAATAA